tctctctcttttctctccTGTGCCTTGTTACCTCCACCTTGGCAGCAATTAATTCTGGTAACATAATCTTCACTTACAACTTTATATGACACTAAATCAGTGCGAAGTGTGTGAGGCGAGTGCTGGGGGGAGTGCcgagtggcaagtggcaagtgccGAATGTCGAGTGTCGAGTGCTTGTGCCCCAATTTGGCTGCATATTAGAGCAGCATCGAATGGTgcttcgagtgtgtgtgtgtgtgttttgttgtggGGGCGTTGCCGAGCGGCCGAACTGATTTACAAGCCCCCCAattatgtatctgtgtgtgtgtgtgtgttccccGAACGCAACGAAATTCAACGCTTTCTGAGCCGAAATTTAATTAGTTCCATTTAAAAAGCAGCCCCAAAAATAATCCCAGGAAAAGAGGGGAGGAATTCTTTCCGCATATTTGCACGCCAGCCGATAATTATCGCTTGAAATTCGGTCAGAGGTTGACTTCCCCCAAAACGCGAACGAGATCTCCTTTGGGATTCATCTGCATGCCAGACCCCAAAACACCTGATATGCAGTGCACCTACACgtacgacgacgatgacgacgacgagggCCACAAAAgagaacacacaaaaacagagtGTGAGAATGCgggagaagagaagagactgCGAGTGTGAGTGGGGGAACTCTTGCGGAAAGATCTTTTGCACGCACATTGACCATTTCATTTTCACCCGAGTCAGAGCCAGattcagagccagagtcagagccagagtcagagtcagggCCGAAACGAACGTGCCGGCAGCAGCCCAGCGGGGGGAACAGCAGCGGTTGATAACCAGATGTGGGGATTGTTCCATGTGATTTACAGACGATTACGTGATTTCTTCAATGTGTAATGGGGTCTTTGTTGGAGTCACTGAATGTTTATTAACTTGAAATTTCTTTGTTaaacgaacaaaaaagaaaacgttTACTTTTGTTGGAAGATCTCTTTCGGGTCTTAGGCTCTTATTTAGAGAGAGAATTACAGAAAGAATTCCCTTGGCTAAAATAATGATCCGATTGCAACATATTGGTTCTATCGCAGACCTTGGCCCATCTCAAATTTCTTTGGATTGCCCTACAACATCTTCTTCAAGATCTTTCTTCGCAGCTCACAGGCAATTACCGAAAGCTATTATCAATTAGAAATGCAAGGCCCACCAATCCCAATCGAATGCAAGTGAAATCCAAAGAAATGCAACGCCCGCTGCGAGAGGGAGTGGACTGTGGAGTGTGTGGGGTTtgtgtggggtgtgtgtggtggATGCCACGCACCCATACCGTACGCTTAACTTTTCGACATGTTTCACATGTGATGAAGATTAAGTAGAAAATAATTACAAGCTGGGGAGCCGTAGCAGGAGacgtacatgtacatatactcgcAGCTGTGTGTGCGATCGCGATCGCTTTGTGATAGGCGCGGTGCGGCGGATCGGGCGGATCGGACGGATCGGCGGATCGGTAGATCGGCGAGCGTGTAATTACATAAACGGCGATGTCAGTGCGGTGACAGGACGGCGTCATCGGAACTGCCAGACGACGACCGACAGTCGCTCACCCAAGTTCAAGTCTGAATTCGACTCGCACTCGGAGTtcgagttggagttggagtcggagaCGGAGTAGGAGAGTCAGTCGATCATCAATCGTGCGAACTTTCCAAGGTCCGCCCACTTGCAGGACGGACGGGGGGTAAACACGTTATTCTGTGGATATCATTGCAGTCCACGTATAAAAGGCATAAAGCACCAACAGCACAGCACCACCGCCAGGTCGCCGCTTTACCTGTTCTCATGCCTGGCACATAAATTgcaaaagaaaccaaaaaacaaaaacaaaaacgaaaaaagggCCAAATCAGCGTGTAAGATGCTGCCCCGTACGAGCACTGGCACACGGGGCCCCATAAATTTTAAAGTAATTTTCTCTTAGCCCCCAAATAATTTATGGGAAAATATTAACGCTGCCCCAAATACCCGGCGACCCAGAGATGGATCCTAGGGCCCCAACCAAGTTATCCCAGATATCTTGACCCAAAACTATCACAAATAGagtaattaaataaatgttccATCGGTTATCCTGCAATCTACAAGCACCATCTGCCATCTACCATCTACACAAGAACATCACAGAGCGCTTTGAGAACTTTTTGCAATGGAATTTCGGTTTTGGGTTGAATTATTGCGACGGAACGGGGCTCCCCCCCGCCCTTCTATCAGGTCACGATTATCTGCATACGCAGCCGgcaataataatttcaaaattgGTGCACTTAAGCGAGAGGATTCGATCCATCTGCCTGGATACTGagccagaagaagaagaagggtTTTCGGTGGgttggtgggtgggggggggctggggatAATCATAATTTTAAAgttattttgttgctgtgtgtTGCGGTAAAATTATTGAGCAATATGCTGATCTgtaaaatcataaataaaaatatttgtacttCGGTTCGGGGGATCCACCTTCATCTTCCAGCTTCAACctcagctccggctccagctccagctcccacTTCGTCCTGCCTTCTGCCACCTCCTTGAGCTCTCTTCCTTGCAGATAACTTTTATGTTATTAGGTGAGAGAGTTGGCTTTCGGGGCCAAAATCTTTGCTCGGCTCCTCGGTCCGGCCCCTTGTGTCTGCCACGACCCTGGACCCTGGACCCTGGAACCTGGCCCTGGACATGCGGCGGTTATATTCCGCTTGGGGCTTAACGATTGATAAAGTCTTTTTATTTACAAGCTGATAATGATGGTGTAGGTGCAGGCTTTTGGCATTGCGACGGTTTTTCATGTAATTTATGAGCAATTTGCAGACGATTTTCAAGACGACCACGAATCCCCCCCTCAGACAATATGCGGAATgtacagagggagagagtgcaGGAATCACAGCAAGTGGtggagtgtttgtgtgtgtatggggaGGGTGAGTGAGCGGGTTAAGTGAAAGATCTATAAACGGAATTTATGGGAATTAAACAACTTATAAAAGATAGTTTTTTACTTATAGAATGCATCATAAGAGCGCGGGGCACTTGTGTCCACTAGGTCACATTTGCGAACTGATTCGCTGTTCAAAATTTCCGCTAAGCGAATAGACCGTTCGTTTCGAATGGCAAGAAGAATGGACCATTCACCCCGAGCTATTCGTGATTTCTTTTCTAATGAAATACCAAAGAGATGCCGATAATTCAAAAACGATTTTCGGGAAAAATTAAAGTATTGCTTTACCAGCCAGAAAGTCTCCTGTTCTATTTTAAGTGAATGGTGAATTGCCAGTCAAGCGTGAACGTTGGATGAACagttcccataagcgaacagACACATAACATAGGTAGGTAGGTTGCTATGGAAAAGAATAGAGGCCAAAGTACATACAAAACTAGATCATTCGCGaattggaatatttttttaacGAAACTGTGGCATTAATCGATTTACAACTCAAAGACCTCTACGAATTTCAGCTAGACAATCGAAAACTATTTTGTAACATTGATAACCATCTGAAAAAGGGTCAGAAGATAGTTTCTCGTTCTCtgttgctctccctctccctgaaACCCATTAAAGTGTCACAACAAAACGCTGAACTCATTTTTTGATATCGCACTGGGCAGCAACCAAAAGCCATAAAACAAGCTAGTTTATAGGAAATGGGGGATAGGGGAgagtggattgtggattgtggatagTGGAAAAACAGAAGACCCTGGCCACGAACTAATAACACGAACGCCTAAATGGACTCAATAGCCAAAAGTGTCAACGCCAGACCGCAACaggagtgagagagggaggagagagagagagagacgaccTATGTCTAAGCCGATTATGGGCCACGACTTTTGGGAACGGAACGCACATAAAAATGTCTCTCTGGCTGTCAgccaggcagtcaggcaggcaggcaggcagacgaTTCGGTGATCTTCCAGAATCGTGTTAAGCGTGCTCTGGAGCCCAAGGAGTTGGGGGAGGGGTTCTTCTACTTGTTTACTTGTTGGTGGTGTCGATGTCTTACCACTGCTCTGGCTATgactgtggctgcggctgacgctgcggctgcgactTTGGCTGTTGGTGCTGTCTGTGTCCCTCGGCTGATGATTGTCATTAACATCAAATTACCACAAGTCAAAGTCATGTTCaccaaaataaaaacccaaGAACTGTGATCGCCAGACGCAGGGAGACAGAggagaggcagcggcagagtcTCCACCGTCATCATCGGCTCAGACAGATAGTCGGCGGCACTTAGGTGGAAAGTTATGGAGCAGAAATGAAATGGGAGAAGCGCAGGCGCAACCACATCTGAAAAAATGAAGGAATCTGCTGATGGAATGGCGCTGGCACTTGGGCGCTACACCTCGTTGGCCATTGGGACAAATCTGTGGTGACACCTGATTGCGGTCTGAGTTGGAAAACAGATCACAGAAAGGAGTGCGCAATGATAGGAGGATATCTAAACATGGATTATCCAAAGGCCTATTTTTTCTTTGATAGCTCTCTGGAGCTTTCCAAACTTCTCCTTCAATATCTGAGCAAAGGAATAGTAAGATATTATCTTCTGGCAGTCTCTGCGATATGCATAATTATGTTAAACACATTATATCCATTCATAAATCTTTTTAGCAGCGGACGAGATGTGCGCCAGTTCTGTGAGAATTCGAATAATGAGCAGATAGAAGATATTATTCATTCCagtgaatggaatggaatggatagGGCTAGGTCTTGCTCTAGCTCTCGCTCTCATTTGTATTTGTCTGGCTTTGAGGAGGCTTCAGGCTTCAGGCCTAAGGTTTGAGGTATTTTGTAGGTGATAAAATGTTGCTTGGTTATTTATTATGCGGCGACACTCAAGATGAGGATGGGCTCCGATCCAGTGGCATGGACATGGGTCTGctcggagacggagacgggaATCACAAAAtctcaaaatcaaatcaataaaaaccagtcaaaagcaacaacaaaccagcaaccgaaacagaaataatttttaagatgcaaattatgcaaatgagaTGAGATTTCGTGTGGCCCAAGCCGAGAAATATTCGAAACCAAAACCGATATTCCACCTGACaaaccaaaaatcaatttttctTTCTTGCCCAATTCTTTCCGATGGGCGCCATGTGGGCGGGGGGCGTGGCCTTACACATTCATATGGAAAcggaaaaaacagaaacagaaaccaaaaacaaaaaacttacTGCGCCGAGAGTCGTCTGTGAGTGTTGCAGCATTGGGGGTACGACGAAGACGCTTCCAAAACAACATTTTGCTGATTGAATTTGTTGTCCGATTGATAAGATCGTTGATTAGTTTCGTTATGTGAACACGTTTAGGGTTATGCgggtgtttcttttttttttttttttgattattgCGAAATGCTGTTAACATTTGACAGAGCTCGCATTAATTATGAAAAGCAAATCGAAGCGCGGATCGGCACTGATTAACATAAAATTCGAATTACTCAGTGTTCCACCGGCACTAGACACATTCTTGAGTCATTCGCTGAGCACGCGCCACCCTCTGATGGaagcagtaaaaaaaaaaacaaaaccaaaaaaactaaCTGCGCCGGGAGTCGTCTGTTAGTGTTGCACACCCTGGGAATGGGACAGAATGGAGCGGGCGACAAGTCGTCCAAGCACAAGCACGCGCCGGGTTCAAATGCAACTGTAACTGCAGTCTGCAGTCGACGAGGGCAGAgccgagaccgagaccaagACCGAGCTTGGGCGTCCGAAAGTGGTGCGCGACACAAATTATGACtgcgctcacacacacacagacacacggacagtggcagcgacagagcgGCCGGCGTTTCAAGAAAGTTATGCTCAATGTGGAGCGATTAGCTCAGGTGTTTCTCGTTTTTCCCCTACTTCTTCTTTAGCAGCAGCgttttcgatttgtttttgtCAAAGTCAAAGTGTCATGTGTCATCGGGTGAGACAGTGGACTCAATTGTGGGACCTGTCCCCGCCGCAAGTTTCCGCAAGAGCTTCCGTTAAGCGATTTTCACGCCCAAACACCCGGAGCCAGAgtagacccagagccagagccaaagccaaaacacTTCTGCCCCTCACGACGGTTAATTAACGAATAAAAAGTCGGTTTTTGTTACgaaaaaaagtatatatatgaGCTTGGCTTAAACGCGTCTGGGCCCTGCTACTATCGTGCTCTGCTGCGGAGCTCCGTgctacaataaaaaaataaaaagaaaatatgttACACCAAACAGTTGCGCCGACTGCGGACTGCCGGCGTAGCCGTTGGCGTTCACGTCAGCGTCACTGTCGACGTCGCCCAGCGCACATTGGGGCCAGTGGAGGCATAAAACAGGTGTAAAAACTgatatgaatgaatgaactaTAAACAAGAATGCTATTTAAGGGCTTGGCAACATCTGATAGGCCAGATCGAGATGAACCACTGAATGGACATAAAGTTTTATGTGTTTGGAGGGCGTGCTGGGGACAATTAGATGTTCGTAAAAAGATACTTTATGAACGGGTTTAGGAGGGTGACCACAATATGTCGTTGGAATTTGTCAATTATTTCCAGCAATTGACAATAAAAATTGATAATAAGACGTACCTCCTTAAAGATTCCGTGAAgtagcagagagagagagagcatcgCTGGTACCGTTGCATTGCTGGCTATCTGCATTTTTGCTGCTACAAATGCTGCGTCGGTTGGCTGTGGGTCAAACAAtggaattttctttattttcacCTTATTTCCAATTAAAACTTACctcaaatattattaaaacACAATCCAAATATTTCCAGATTTATTCAGTGTGTGCACACTGGCGACAGAGAagtcgcagtcgctgccgACGCCAAAACCAGCACCAACACCGAAGCCAGCGTTGCGTTGGTGGCGGTTCAGTGAATTTCGCCGACTGcactgttgctgcagctgctgcttctgctgacGTCTTGGGCTGTGGGCCAAAAATGTGTAACAACAACAGGTGATCGCTGGCTCGTGCAAAGTTCATAATGCACGCAAAGCTGAAAGACAGTCGGGAAATGTTTCTGGcttttgttgctcttgttcGCCTGCACATTTATTGCTTAACGCTTTGATGCGTTGACTGAGTTgttcctgccgcctgctgccgctgtgctGATCAACGTGCAATGGACAGTGGAGCCCGGAGCCCCCATGCTGGAGTAAACTTCTTCCTCATCATGCGGACGGTTGCCTCTCCTCTCCATTTGACATATTGCACTTGGCTTACCGCTGCCGGTTCGCTGCTTCTGCCGCAGTCTGTTCATTAAGCGAATCAGCGTAGCGAAGCATAAAAGCAAATTAACATAAAACAACTTCTTTTTCGACTTCTACTTACAGATATGAGTATGCGGatctgtgtggatgtgtgtattTGGACACACATCAAAGTACTTCTTCCTCTGTTCCATCTTTTGGCCATTGTCAGCCGCTGTGGCGGAATTAAAGACCCTTTTTCTAATGCCTTCGTCCGGGCAAATTGCTTTGGAACGCGTCTAATTGGaatacaaatttcatttgaattgttttttcttgctttttggTCTCTTCTTTTTCGAGTGGAGTGTGTTTTTTCTTGCGACAGGTCATAGCACTAACAATTTTTCGTTCAGCTTCGCGCGGAAATTTGTGTGGTCCATTCACAGTAGACAGTAGATGGTATTATTATTGTGACTGCAGCCATGTGAAACGAGTGGGGAGAGAAAAGGAAGGAAGAAACAAGAAGATAGGAAGCGGGCATTTTGAAAGAACAATTTTAAACTCACGTATTAGTTAAAGACTGGCTGGATGGTTGTTGCAAATTTTTATTCCCTATGATCCACAGTGtactatatattttctacCCCCCCTTCCGTGAGAGTATGCGTTTCTGTTGCGAAATTGCAAttcaaaaatagtttttgaTTGCTGTGCTTTCAGGTGTCCATTCACAATAGATCGAATGCAGTCGTGCGGAACAGCCGCTATGGATTATGAAAGAGGAAGGCTGAAATGTGCAAAACGGTCACACTTAAAAATGGCGATTTGTTTACAAAAACATTTGTATTTCGAATTGGATTGGGACGAAAGATCTACCATACCCAAATATGGATATCTAGACACACACTTAAATGCATATCTACATCATATTGTATGGAGTTTCGGTTAGAGTATTCCGGTCTTGGTAATCATCCCACTGCAACTTTCCTCCCTACCATTATGCATCGTTGTTGCATGCTTTTGAAAATAtgtattataaatatttatagatgcACCACCGATAGATGCAGTAATGTGTAATATGGCTAATGAAATTCCATTTTGCAACAGGCACAAAACAGACAATATGCGCGTGGTGGTTGTGGCAACGAAGCGTTGCCATGTCATCATCCACACAAACAATTGGATGAGCCACCACCGGCGGCATGAGCTCTGCATTAGCGAAAAATGTCCCGCACACTGAAGAAGGATTACCGCACCGCGGATTTCGAGCAGCTGAGCCGTGAGATCCGGAACCATCCGATAATGAGGACTTCCACGGCGGAGCATCAGCAGATGCAGAAACTGCGGACGCCCGAGTATCGCACCAAGTGCGTGATGCGGGCCTCGTTGGATGACATTGCCCTGGGGGTGAGTGGATCAATCGCTGATGGATAGCCTCATAGGCTGCTCTATTTCAGATCAATCTCTACAAGCTGCATCTGGGCGAGACGAAGCAACCGCAGCAACCATCTATCCCAGAGACCTTTACTCCTGGCTCTGTTTCTGGCTCTGTTCACAGGCCCCCCAAGTCGGCCAAATCTCCTGCCACGCCCTTCATCAAGGTATTGCTGCGCAAGACGCCCACCGTGGTGCTGTTCGAACGTCACAGCATGACGGCCCTAGCAGACACCGAAGAGGGCCGGCTGGTGCTCGAGGATAACCAGCGGTACGAGGAGCTGCTGGCGGGCACGGACAAGTCGCGACGCACCGTCGACTCGGACACCCAAACCATTACGGCGCTGAAGAAGTCGCGCCTGGTGAACACGGAGCGCCTGACAACCGAGCAGATTGGCTCGTATGTGTCCAACTTTGAGATGTTCGATACGTACCAGGACCTGGAAACGTCCACCACGAGTGTGCAGGTGCAGGGCGCCCAGAAAATGGAGGTCACCACATATCACGTGGGAGGCGTGGACCAGTTTGTAGCGATCAACAGCATGCCCAACTTCAAGCTGGCCCTAATGCTCACCATGCGCATCCTGGCGAGCAATGTGTACGAGCCGCAGCAGCGACGATACCGGAATATGGCCATGCCTGATCCGCTGGCTGAGGATGTCAAGTTCAAGTACCGGTTGGGTCTTCTGTGGCGCCTGAGTCCGCCCTCCCCGCTACCTAGGGTCCATCAAGCGGTGAGCGACGTAAGCTTCTGCCCCAGCAACGGCGACATCATGGCCGTGGCCTATGGCGTATATAGTCATGCCAATATGTCCCGATTGCCGCGTTGCGGCTACGTTTACGTGTGGAACATCAAGAATCCAGTGAACCCCGAACGCTGCTTCAACTACGAGGTGCCAGTGGTCACCGTGGAGTTCTCCCCATCAGCTCCCCAACTGCTGGCCATCGGTCTGCATAATGGCAGCGTCGAGGTCCGTAATATCTCGCAGCCGGAGCAGCCGCCGCTAGCCATTTCTCACCGCAGCACATCGCCCCACTTTGAGCCAGTGACAGCCATCAGGTGGATTCGAATAGCAGGCGATGTAGGTGGCCCGGCCGTTATCACACCCTTCCTGGCCATATCCCGGGCTGGCGCCGTCACCAAGTATCGCCTGATAAACAGTCCCCATTTGCTGGGCTTCGAACAGCAGCGTCTGCAGCGGGCCGAGGGCGAGCTGGAGGGCCTAAAGATCGATCGTCCGGTGCCGGCGGCCTCGCTGCAGGCCAATCGGCATCCGCAGTGCCTGGAACTGGTACTGGATCCGGTGCAGGCAGACATCTACTATGTCCTCACTGACGAGGGCACCCTCTACAAGTACTCCACCAACTATCCGCTGCAGCATCTGGAGCAGCGGCAGGTGCACAATGGCCCGGCCGTGGGCATGGAGTTCTCTCCTTGGTCCCCCAAGATGTACCTCACCTGCGGCAGCGACTGGTGAGGCCTGAATCTCTAAAGGGCTCTCCGCTTATACTTATTTGGTTTGTCCCACAGGTGCATACGgatttggctggctggcattcTCTCGCCGGTCATCACATTGCGCCACCATCTCTCGCCCGTGCACAGCGCCCGCTGGAGTCGCACCCACTCCACCATACTGGTATCGCTCACCCGCAGCACCGTGGACATTTGGGATTTGCGCAACAGCACCCTGAAGCCCGTGTCCTCGACCACGATAGATGCCACCATCTACTACACAACCTTTCGGTGGGTGCTCTTGAAGTGATTTGTCCGTATTTGTTCGCTGATCTGTTGATGATCTTTCAGGTTTTCCCACTGTGGTCGCTCTTTGGCGGTGGGCAACGAGGCCGGCAATCTGCTGATGCTTTCGTTCGAGGACATGCCTTTTCCCCCGCACTTCCAGTACAAGCAGCTGAAGAGAGCCATCTTCAAGGCGCTGGCCATGGAACCCGATCTCCAGCAGCAGGTGAAGAGTGTCGGCTACTTTGGCTATCCCGCTGGCAACAAACAGCCAAAGGCgtttaaatattaatgaataaagaagCGTTCCAATTGAAAATGTTCCATTGCCTGCCACCTTGAACCAAGTAAGCCTGGTTTTAGTTGCTCTTATCAGACACCTGCATTTACAATTCAAAACACAGCTCGGAGTGTAAGATAGCCTCGAGTACCTTGAGCATATCATAGCGACCAAGTTCAAGCCGCCCCCGctgacgacaacgacgaccaAGTTTGTGGTTTTGTGGCGCAGTCGATGACGCCGACTTTCGGATGTCGACGCGTTGTTTAGTTGAAATAGAAACGTTAACAATGCCTCATCTACTACGGCAATTGCCCGTTTCTCCCACGGCCACAATGCACGATACACGGACAACACTGCGAAACCTGCCTCCGGCCTACAGTCCCGCACAGACGCCACATAGCCGGGAGAAGGATTTTGCCCCACAGGTGCGCTATCATTTGGAGCTGCCACGAAAGCCAAAGTTCCGGCCCTGCAAGGTCATCTTTGTAGGCGACTGTTCCGTTGGCAAAACGGCCATAGCCAATCGGTGAGAGCAGGATCAGACCATCCCGTAGAGGATAATAATCGTTCGGTTCGTTCTCCCTTAGCTTCTGCTATGACAAGTTTCAGTCCAATTACAAGGCAACAATTGGTGTGGATTTTGAGCTGGAGAACTTTAATATACTTGGCCACAATTACAGCCTGGAGATGTACGTGTGGAGAGTACACCTTCctctttctttatttatatttttgcttGGTTTCCAGGTGGGATACGGCCGGACAAGAGCGCTTCAAGTGTATTGCTGGCGCCTATTATCGCAATGCAAGAGGTATGTACTGAAAATAATCATATATTGATTCTTAGAACTAATATCCTTCAGTGATTGTCGTGACCTATGACATGTCGAGACG
The sequence above is a segment of the Drosophila pseudoobscura strain MV-25-SWS-2005 chromosome X, UCI_Dpse_MV25, whole genome shotgun sequence genome. Coding sequences within it:
- the RabX5 gene encoding ras-related protein Rab-34 translates to MSTRCLVEIETLTMPHLLRQLPVSPTATMHDTRTTLRNLPPAYSPAQTPHSREKDFAPQVRYHLELPRKPKFRPCKVIFVGDCSVGKTAIANRFCYDKFQSNYKATIGVDFELENFNILGHNYSLEMWDTAGQERFKCIAGAYYRNARVIVVTYDMSRRDTLDSAKKWLASALNYNTSQRPLVFLVGTKADLLTKEEFMRMERLAGNAAAEIQAEYWSVSARSGFKVTELFQRIAALAFEEAVKQQLGSLKGTTQEQATLASVKSQTFDLRSYFSSRFSRQKSGCAC
- the LOC4813751 gene encoding WD repeat-containing protein 78, translating into MSRTLKKDYRTADFEQLSREIRNHPIMRTSTAEHQQMQKLRTPEYRTKCVMRASLDDIALGINLYKLHLGETKQPQQPSIPETFTPGSVSGSVHRPPKSAKSPATPFIKVLLRKTPTVVLFERHSMTALADTEEGRLVLEDNQRYEELLAGTDKSRRTVDSDTQTITALKKSRLVNTERLTTEQIGSYVSNFEMFDTYQDLETSTTSVQVQGAQKMEVTTYHVGGVDQFVAINSMPNFKLALMLTMRILASNVYEPQQRRYRNMAMPDPLAEDVKFKYRLGLLWRLSPPSPLPRVHQAVSDVSFCPSNGDIMAVAYGVYSHANMSRLPRCGYVYVWNIKNPVNPERCFNYEVPVVTVEFSPSAPQLLAIGLHNGSVEVRNISQPEQPPLAISHRSTSPHFEPVTAIRWIRIAGDVGGPAVITPFLAISRAGAVTKYRLINSPHLLGFEQQRLQRAEGELEGLKIDRPVPAASLQANRHPQCLELVLDPVQADIYYVLTDEGTLYKYSTNYPLQHLEQRQVHNGPAVGMEFSPWSPKMYLTCGSDWCIRIWLAGILSPVITLRHHLSPVHSARWSRTHSTILVSLTRSTVDIWDLRNSTLKPVSSTTIDATIYYTTFRFSHCGRSLAVGNEAGNLLMLSFEDMPFPPHFQYKQLKRAIFKALAMEPDLQQQVKSVGYFGYPAGNKQPKAFKY